A single Lolium perenne isolate Kyuss_39 chromosome 6, Kyuss_2.0, whole genome shotgun sequence DNA region contains:
- the LOC127308804 gene encoding large ribosomal subunit protein P2A, with the protein MRFVAACLLATLGGNASPSKDDVRAILGSVGAEVDEAKLEMLFKEVDGKDIAALIAAGREKLAFASRGAAAAAMDASPAAAAGAAEEKVEEKEEEEDEEDLDMFSLFD; encoded by the coding sequence ATGAGGTTCGTCGCGGCGTGCCTGCTGGCCACCCTGGGCGGGAACGCGAGCCCGAGCAAGGACGACGTGCGCGCCATCCTCGGCTCCGTGGGCGCCGAGGTGGACGAGGCCAAGCTCGAGATGCTCTTCAAGGAGGTGGACGGCAAGGACATCGCCGCCCTCATCGCCGCCGGCAGGGAGAAGCTCGCCTTCGCCTcccgcggcgccgccgccgccgccatggacgcgtcccctgccgccgccgccggtgctgcCGAGGAGAAggtcgaggagaaggaagaggaggaggacgaggaggacctcgACATGTTCAGCCTCTTCGACTGA